One window from the genome of Jeotgalibaca sp. MA1X17-3 encodes:
- a CDS encoding TetR/AcrR family transcriptional regulator, producing the protein MGARSTYKYRRRKKVKILNSAMKEFSKNTFQKASTNKIVEDAGISKGILFHYFGSKKKLYEYLEYFAIKVITDSIVEKLDWDQSDIFLRMKEISMIKFTVFQKYSFLSEFSLVVFQDKSLEEMMAIYPDFPVELYSQVYTLNIDYSLFKENLDIEKAMNIIRWTLEKYSEDMKKMENKKLEFDARKIEKDLLVYMEMLRTSFYK; encoded by the coding sequence TTGGGTGCAAGATCCACTTATAAATATAGAAGAAGAAAAAAAGTAAAGATTCTAAATAGTGCGATGAAAGAATTTAGTAAAAACACTTTCCAGAAAGCTTCCACAAATAAGATAGTCGAGGATGCTGGGATATCAAAAGGAATCTTGTTCCATTATTTTGGTAGTAAAAAAAAGTTATATGAATACCTAGAATATTTTGCAATAAAAGTGATTACAGATAGTATTGTTGAAAAGTTAGATTGGGATCAATCAGATATTTTTTTACGGATGAAAGAAATTTCAATGATTAAGTTTACTGTTTTTCAAAAGTATTCTTTCTTAAGCGAGTTTTCTCTCGTTGTATTTCAAGATAAAAGTTTAGAAGAAATGATGGCGATTTATCCTGACTTTCCGGTTGAATTGTATAGTCAAGTATATACATTAAATATAGATTATTCACTTTTTAAAGAAAATCTCGATATAGAAAAAGCAATGAATATTATTCGGTGGACATTAGAAAAGTATAGCGAAGATATGAAGAAAATGGAAAATAAAAAATTAGAATTTGATGCCAGAAAAATTGAGAAGGATCTACTTGTTTATATGGAGATGTTAAGAACCAGTTTCTATAAATAG
- a CDS encoding DEAD/DEAH box helicase, with protein sequence MKNKTFESFGISPEIVKALTSLRYYRPTFVQEEVIPLALEKQDIIVESQTGSGKTAAFGIPLCEQVLWEENKPQALILVPTRELALQIKADIMNIGRLKRIKVTAVFGKSPFKIQKSELKQKSHIVVGTPGRILEHLKEGTLVVSEVRNLILDEADEMLNMGFIDQVEDIIDYLPKERQTMLFSATMPPEVARLASFHMTSDRVSIKMEKNVENAPKISQSYIRVQDASKEKLLLDLLTIENPDACIIFCNMKDTVNEVDAYLGKADLPVDKLHGGMDQEDRLEVLDDFRSGKLRYLVATDVAARGIDIENITHVINYDVPFEKESFTHRIGRTGRAGKTGLALTMVSENDKRRWQEVRDYVFDDQAEIIEIMIPSERTVSRAKDAFEKKIKTRTAPRIARNKELNKDITKIYFNGGKKKKLRAIDFVGTLTSINDVTAEDIGIITIQENVTYIEVLNGKGGYVISEMQNRTVKGKKLKVHKARK encoded by the coding sequence TCCAACATTCGTACAGGAAGAAGTTATTCCGTTAGCTTTAGAAAAACAAGATATTATTGTAGAATCTCAAACAGGCAGCGGAAAGACTGCGGCATTTGGAATTCCACTTTGTGAGCAAGTTTTGTGGGAAGAAAATAAACCCCAAGCACTAATTCTTGTCCCAACGAGAGAGCTAGCTCTACAAATTAAGGCTGATATTATGAATATTGGTCGATTGAAAAGAATTAAAGTAACAGCCGTTTTTGGAAAATCACCTTTTAAAATACAAAAATCCGAACTCAAACAAAAAAGCCATATCGTTGTAGGGACTCCTGGACGAATACTGGAACACCTAAAAGAAGGAACTCTAGTAGTGAGTGAAGTCCGTAATCTAATTTTAGATGAAGCAGATGAAATGCTAAATATGGGATTCATCGATCAAGTAGAAGATATTATTGACTACTTACCAAAAGAACGTCAAACGATGCTTTTTTCAGCTACAATGCCTCCAGAAGTAGCTCGTTTAGCAAGTTTTCATATGACGAGTGACCGTGTTTCTATTAAAATGGAAAAAAATGTGGAGAATGCTCCAAAAATCTCACAATCCTACATCAGAGTTCAAGATGCTTCTAAAGAGAAACTATTACTAGATTTGTTGACGATTGAAAATCCAGATGCTTGTATCATTTTTTGTAATATGAAAGACACGGTCAATGAGGTAGATGCGTATTTAGGTAAAGCAGACTTACCAGTGGATAAGTTACATGGTGGTATGGATCAAGAAGATCGTCTTGAAGTACTGGATGATTTCCGTTCTGGAAAGCTTCGCTATTTAGTAGCAACAGATGTTGCTGCGCGTGGAATTGATATTGAAAATATTACTCACGTAATCAATTATGATGTTCCTTTTGAAAAGGAAAGCTTCACACATCGTATTGGAAGAACAGGTCGAGCAGGAAAAACGGGACTTGCGTTAACGATGGTCAGCGAAAATGATAAAAGAAGATGGCAGGAAGTCCGAGACTATGTCTTTGACGACCAAGCTGAGATTATAGAAATAATGATTCCTAGTGAACGTACAGTTAGTCGTGCAAAAGATGCTTTTGAAAAGAAGATAAAGACTAGAACAGCTCCACGAATTGCCCGTAATAAAGAATTGAATAAAGATATTACTAAAATTTATTTCAATGGAGGTAAAAAGAAAAAACTACGAGCCATTGATTTTGTAGGTACCTTAACTAGTATTAATGATGTTACTGCTGAAGATATTGGGATTATAACGATTCAGGAAAATGTAACGTATATTGAAGTCCTAAACGGAAAAGGCGGTTATGTTATTTCTGAAATGCAAAACCGAACAGTTAAAGGAAAGAAATTAAAAGTTCATAAAGCACGTAAATAA
- a CDS encoding ABC transporter ATP-binding protein — protein sequence MITVKNLSHSYNDDENFQVKDISFEVKDGEVFGFLGPSGAGKSTTQNILTGLLQLQKGEVEVAGYNIKEMSKQRFNEIGMSFEQSNVYSKLTAKENLDFYAKLFDVPTIDSMKLLKLVGLDGKENVKAGEFSKGMKHRLTFARSMINQPKLWFLDEPTTGLDPSIAADIKDIIKQKNKEGVTIFLTTHNMFIADELCDRVAFIVDGEIKLIDSPKNLKLQYGDKLVEVEYLENDEVVKKTFSTILPRDKKALQEIIEHHDIQTMHTKEATLEEIFIKVTGRGLS from the coding sequence ATGATTACCGTTAAAAATTTATCCCATTCTTATAATGATGATGAGAATTTTCAAGTGAAAGATATTAGTTTTGAAGTAAAAGATGGAGAAGTATTTGGATTTTTAGGACCTTCTGGAGCTGGAAAGTCTACTACACAAAATATATTAACAGGACTTTTACAACTTCAAAAAGGTGAAGTAGAAGTTGCAGGCTATAATATTAAAGAAATGTCGAAACAACGTTTTAATGAAATCGGCATGAGTTTTGAGCAATCAAACGTTTATAGTAAATTAACTGCCAAGGAAAACTTAGATTTTTATGCTAAATTATTCGATGTACCGACAATTGATTCTATGAAACTATTGAAATTAGTCGGATTAGATGGAAAAGAAAATGTAAAAGCGGGTGAGTTTTCGAAAGGTATGAAACACCGACTTACTTTTGCAAGATCCATGATTAATCAACCCAAGCTTTGGTTTTTAGATGAACCGACAACAGGTCTTGATCCTTCTATTGCAGCAGATATAAAAGATATTATCAAGCAAAAAAATAAAGAAGGAGTTACTATTTTTCTAACCACTCATAATATGTTTATTGCGGATGAACTTTGTGATCGAGTAGCCTTTATTGTGGATGGTGAAATCAAATTAATCGATTCTCCTAAAAATTTGAAACTTCAATATGGAGACAAGCTCGTAGAAGTGGAATACCTTGAAAATGATGAAGTAGTTAAGAAAACTTTCTCCACGATTCTTCCTCGAGATAAAAAAGCTCTACAAGAAATTATTGAGCATCATGATATTCAAACGATGCATACAAAAGAAGCAACACTAGAAGAAATATTTATTAAAGTAACGGGAAGGGGGCTGTCGTAA